Proteins encoded by one window of Cyanobium sp. NS01:
- a CDS encoding PAP/fibrillin family protein, protein MSNSERLQLLSLLQEGPRGSAHRRDGEVRPLITALEASSPADLQSDAARQQLEGVWELRWSSSSQPYLKASPWLQNLQLLAPTQGRAMNLLLPAGPLAPLGGIAVEARIAISSAQRVEVRFQRGGWLGPAMGQTRLQLLRRVTPGFPAWLDITVLDDQLRLCRGNAGTLFALLRRDDLSLEALLPAPAAVAASPSPG, encoded by the coding sequence ATGAGCAACTCTGAGCGGCTGCAGCTCCTCTCCCTGCTGCAGGAGGGCCCCAGGGGCAGCGCCCACCGCCGTGATGGCGAGGTGCGGCCATTGATCACGGCCCTGGAGGCCTCCTCGCCGGCCGATCTCCAGAGCGATGCAGCCCGGCAGCAGTTGGAGGGGGTGTGGGAGCTGCGCTGGAGCAGCAGCTCACAGCCCTACCTCAAGGCCTCCCCCTGGCTGCAGAACCTGCAACTGCTGGCCCCCACCCAGGGGAGGGCCATGAACCTGTTGCTGCCGGCGGGGCCCCTGGCCCCGCTCGGGGGGATCGCGGTGGAGGCGCGCATCGCCATCAGCTCGGCCCAGCGGGTGGAGGTGCGTTTCCAGCGGGGCGGCTGGCTGGGGCCCGCCATGGGCCAGACCCGGCTGCAGCTGCTGCGCCGGGTGACGCCTGGCTTCCCGGCCTGGCTCGACATCACGGTGCTCGACGATCAGCTGCGCCTCTGCCGCGGCAATGCGGGAACCCTGTTCGCCCTGCTGCGCCGCGACGACCTCAGCCTGGAGGCCCTGCTGCCGGCTCCCGCAGCCGTTGCAGCGTCCCCATCCCCTGGCTGA
- a CDS encoding DUF547 domain-containing protein — translation MASPIRPRTLLKRPAPRRLALALSLVLVAGCGPLALPWPSPESQGGGSAASTSASTALTPPLDHARYAVVLERFVDGSGLVNYTALQKDPGDLEAYVAELAAVTPASFQAWDEPEQIAFLLNAYNALTLESIIEQKPLKASIRDILGVWKLNRHQVAGESMTLDHLEHGIMRKDYNEPRIHAGLVCAAISCPPLRREPYVGSRLDEQLDDQVRLWLGSPQGLVIDQGTGTVAISAIFQWFAEDWNASYSTDSGYGRHTKQRPVLHFISGYVSPAEQAYLRKGDYNLTTLNYDWSLNGQ, via the coding sequence ATGGCCTCCCCCATCCGGCCCCGCACCCTCCTGAAACGGCCCGCGCCCCGCCGGCTGGCCCTGGCCCTGAGCCTGGTGCTGGTGGCGGGCTGCGGTCCGCTGGCACTGCCCTGGCCGTCCCCGGAATCGCAGGGAGGCGGCAGCGCGGCCAGCACCAGTGCCAGCACGGCCCTGACCCCGCCCCTGGACCATGCCCGCTACGCGGTGGTGCTGGAGCGCTTCGTCGACGGCAGCGGTCTGGTCAACTACACCGCCCTGCAGAAGGATCCCGGCGATCTGGAGGCCTACGTGGCCGAACTGGCTGCCGTGACCCCCGCCAGCTTCCAAGCCTGGGACGAACCCGAGCAGATCGCTTTCCTGCTCAATGCCTACAACGCCCTCACCCTGGAATCGATCATTGAGCAGAAGCCGCTGAAAGCCAGCATCCGCGACATCCTCGGGGTGTGGAAGCTCAACCGCCATCAGGTGGCCGGCGAGTCGATGACCCTCGATCACCTGGAGCACGGCATCATGCGCAAGGACTACAACGAGCCCCGCATCCACGCGGGCCTGGTGTGTGCCGCGATCAGCTGCCCGCCCCTGCGGCGCGAGCCCTACGTGGGCTCCAGGCTCGATGAGCAGCTCGACGACCAGGTGCGGCTGTGGCTGGGCAGTCCCCAGGGGCTGGTGATCGATCAGGGCACCGGCACGGTGGCGATCTCGGCCATCTTCCAGTGGTTCGCGGAAGACTGGAACGCCTCCTACAGCACCGACAGCGGCTACGGCCGCCACACCAAACAGCGGCCCGTGCTGCACTTCATCAGCGGCTACGTCAGCCCCGCCGAGCAGGCCTACCTGCGCAAGGGTGACTACAACCTCACCACCCTCAACTACGACTGGTCGCTCAATGGCCAATGA
- a CDS encoding SulP family inorganic anion transporter, giving the protein MTAAPSTPAQTPPKAGRIFNYIGRNNIRGDFYGGLTAAVIALPMALAFGVASGAGAASGLWSAAIIGLVTALFGGTPALISEPTGPMTVVFTAVLATLTTRASSPAEALAIAFTVVMLSGVFQILYGVFRLGKYITQMPYTVISGFMSGIGTILIVLQIGPLLGQEPPLGGVMGTLRSLPQLLQGIQPLETLLALLTLLVLWLTPERIKRLIPAQLFALIVGTILSLVAFRGVELRRIGEISSSLPQFTLPALSADVWQLVLVNAALLGMLGSIDCLLTCLVSDSLTRTEHKSNKELVGQGVANIAAGLFGALPGSGATTATVVNIQAGGRTGLSGVLRAVILAVLILAGSGLAAQIPLAVLAAIVFKVGIDIVDWGFLARVPKLSGKGALITYVVIALTLLVDLMVAVGVGIFIANILTIDKMSAMQTRGVRLVSTGDDAGELTPEERHLLNAAGGRVLLFQLNGSMIFGVAKAINREHNAIGDCDAVIFDLSEVVHLGLTAALAIENAVEEAIEVGRNVYVVGARGTTLQRLEQLKLYEQLPHDHTDLDRFQALNHAVLALTRQPG; this is encoded by the coding sequence ATGACAGCAGCCCCCAGCACCCCGGCGCAAACGCCCCCCAAGGCCGGCCGGATCTTCAATTACATCGGCCGCAACAACATCCGGGGCGACTTCTACGGAGGGCTCACCGCCGCCGTGATCGCCCTGCCGATGGCCTTGGCCTTTGGCGTGGCCTCCGGGGCGGGCGCGGCGTCGGGACTGTGGTCGGCAGCGATCATCGGCCTGGTCACGGCCCTGTTCGGGGGCACGCCTGCCCTGATCTCGGAGCCCACCGGCCCGATGACGGTGGTGTTCACCGCCGTGCTGGCCACCCTCACCACCCGGGCGAGCAGTCCGGCTGAGGCCCTGGCCATCGCCTTCACCGTGGTGATGCTCTCGGGGGTGTTCCAGATCCTCTACGGCGTGTTTCGGCTCGGGAAGTACATCACCCAGATGCCGTACACGGTGATCTCCGGGTTCATGAGCGGCATCGGCACGATTCTGATCGTGCTCCAGATCGGGCCGCTGCTCGGCCAGGAGCCGCCCCTCGGGGGGGTGATGGGCACCCTGCGCAGCCTGCCCCAGCTGCTGCAGGGCATTCAGCCTTTGGAAACCCTGCTGGCGCTGCTCACCCTGCTGGTGCTGTGGTTGACGCCCGAGCGGATCAAGCGTCTGATCCCCGCCCAGCTGTTCGCCCTGATCGTGGGCACGATCCTCTCCCTGGTGGCCTTCCGGGGGGTGGAGTTGCGCCGTATCGGCGAGATCTCCAGCAGCCTGCCCCAGTTCACCCTGCCGGCCCTCTCGGCTGATGTCTGGCAGCTGGTGCTGGTCAATGCGGCCCTGCTGGGCATGCTCGGTTCGATCGACTGCCTGCTCACCTGCCTGGTGTCCGACAGCCTCACCCGCACAGAGCACAAGTCGAACAAGGAGCTGGTGGGTCAGGGGGTGGCCAACATTGCGGCGGGCCTGTTCGGGGCCCTGCCCGGCTCGGGGGCCACCACCGCCACGGTGGTGAACATCCAGGCGGGCGGACGCACGGGGCTTTCAGGGGTGCTGCGGGCCGTGATCCTGGCCGTGCTGATCCTGGCGGGGTCGGGCCTGGCGGCCCAGATCCCCCTGGCCGTACTGGCCGCGATCGTGTTCAAAGTTGGCATCGACATCGTGGACTGGGGCTTTCTCGCCCGCGTCCCCAAGCTCTCCGGCAAGGGCGCCCTGATCACCTATGTGGTGATCGCCCTCACCCTGCTGGTGGATCTGATGGTGGCCGTGGGGGTGGGCATCTTCATCGCCAACATCCTCACCATCGACAAGATGAGCGCCATGCAGACCCGCGGCGTGCGGCTGGTGAGCACCGGTGACGACGCCGGTGAACTGACGCCGGAGGAACGGCATCTGCTCAATGCGGCCGGGGGGCGGGTGCTGTTGTTCCAGCTCAATGGTTCGATGATCTTCGGGGTGGCGAAGGCGATCAACCGGGAACACAACGCCATCGGCGACTGTGATGCGGTGATCTTCGACCTCAGCGAGGTGGTGCATCTGGGGCTGACCGCTGCCCTGGCGATCGAGAATGCCGTGGAGGAGGCCATCGAAGTGGGCCGCAACGTGTATGTGGTGGGAGCCCGTGGCACCACCCTGCAACGGCTGGAGCAACTCAAGCTCTATGAACAGCTTCCCCACGATCACACTGATCTCGACCGGTTTCAGGCCCTGAACCATGCCGTTTTGGCCCTGACCCGCCAACCGGGATGA
- a CDS encoding glycosyltransferase family 2 protein produces MTTARPATPLDAVLAIIPVRNEAATIAAVIEGLQRQGVGRIRVVDNGSSDASAAIARHCGAEVLNEPVPGYGRACWRGLLDLPEPIGWILFCDGDGSDDLGVLDQWAGLMGKADLILGNRMASPAGQRLLTPAQRFGNGLATRLIRLGWGHRFADLGPLRLIRREALLALRMHDRGFGWTIEMQVKAVEAGLRIQEQPVEPRRRAGGESKISGTVAGSVGAGVGILTTLGGLYLRKLLRPQQPARRGA; encoded by the coding sequence ATGACCACAGCCCGTCCTGCCACGCCCCTGGATGCCGTGCTGGCGATCATTCCCGTGCGCAACGAGGCGGCCACGATCGCCGCGGTGATCGAGGGCCTGCAGCGCCAGGGCGTGGGCCGGATCCGTGTGGTGGACAACGGCAGCAGCGACGCCAGTGCCGCCATCGCCCGCCACTGCGGTGCCGAGGTGCTGAACGAACCGGTGCCGGGCTACGGGCGGGCCTGCTGGCGGGGGCTGCTCGACCTGCCGGAGCCGATCGGCTGGATCCTGTTCTGCGACGGAGACGGCAGTGACGACCTGGGCGTTCTGGACCAGTGGGCAGGCCTGATGGGCAAGGCCGATCTGATCCTGGGCAACCGCATGGCCAGCCCGGCCGGGCAGCGGCTGCTGACGCCGGCGCAGCGCTTCGGCAATGGTCTGGCCACCCGCCTGATCAGGCTCGGCTGGGGGCACCGCTTCGCCGACCTCGGTCCGCTGCGCCTGATCCGCCGAGAGGCGCTGCTGGCGCTGCGGATGCACGACCGCGGCTTCGGCTGGACGATCGAGATGCAGGTGAAGGCCGTGGAGGCCGGCCTGCGGATCCAGGAACAGCCCGTTGAGCCCCGCCGCCGCGCGGGCGGGGAGTCCAAGATCTCCGGCACGGTGGCCGGCAGCGTCGGGGCCGGCGTCGGCATCCTCACCACCCTGGGTGGCCTCTACCTGCGCAAGCTGCTGCGCCCGCAGCAGCCGGCCAGGAGGGGCGCCTGA
- a CDS encoding NAD(P)/FAD-dependent oxidoreductase → MIWDVVVVGGGPAGAAAALGLARQGARVLVVEQRQFPRWKVCGACLSPQALAVLQAMGLDHIAAAGVPLEQLQLGVAGCSLPLPLRQGRALSRHHMDQALLQAAADAGAAVRFGSRAELGPVQPGWRELVLHRRGGKERLRAAVVLLAAGLTHRGPRQEPALHTRIAPGSRVGAGCVLEGDGAGPPEAYPSGVIHMAVGRGGYVGAVRVETGALNLACAFDPAALRRAGGPAPLAVAILAEAGFPPLVEQPAEQSWQLTAPLTRRTRPLAGHRLLLLGDAAGYVEPFTGEGMGWALTAALACLPLVRRGLVEWDPALAHDWHQQHRHWVARRQTVCRGLALLLRHPTATAALQRTAALLPSVAGPLLQRVQHTALPPLISTPAVPSPLEAAPWR, encoded by the coding sequence GTGATCTGGGACGTGGTGGTGGTGGGCGGCGGCCCGGCGGGGGCGGCGGCGGCCCTGGGCCTGGCCCGCCAGGGGGCGCGGGTGCTGGTGGTGGAGCAGCGCCAGTTTCCCCGCTGGAAAGTGTGTGGCGCCTGCCTCAGCCCCCAGGCCCTGGCTGTGCTGCAGGCCATGGGTTTGGACCACATCGCCGCGGCCGGTGTGCCCCTGGAGCAGCTCCAGCTGGGGGTGGCCGGCTGCAGCCTGCCCCTGCCGCTGCGCCAGGGTCGTGCCCTGTCGCGCCACCACATGGATCAGGCCCTGCTGCAGGCCGCCGCAGACGCCGGGGCGGCGGTGCGCTTCGGCAGCCGGGCTGAGCTGGGGCCGGTGCAGCCCGGCTGGCGGGAGCTGGTGCTGCACCGGCGCGGCGGGAAGGAGCGCCTGCGGGCTGCCGTGGTGCTGCTGGCGGCGGGCCTCACCCACCGGGGCCCCCGGCAGGAGCCGGCCCTGCACACCCGGATTGCCCCCGGCAGCCGGGTTGGGGCGGGCTGCGTGCTGGAAGGCGATGGCGCCGGCCCGCCGGAGGCTTATCCCTCTGGGGTGATCCACATGGCGGTGGGCAGGGGCGGCTATGTGGGGGCGGTGCGGGTGGAGACCGGCGCTCTCAACCTGGCCTGCGCCTTCGATCCCGCCGCCCTTCGCCGCGCCGGTGGGCCGGCGCCCCTGGCCGTGGCGATCCTGGCCGAAGCGGGCTTCCCCCCCCTGGTCGAACAGCCCGCTGAACAGTCCTGGCAGCTCACCGCGCCCCTGACGCGCCGCACCCGGCCCCTGGCCGGCCATCGCCTGCTCCTGCTCGGGGATGCCGCCGGCTATGTGGAGCCCTTCACGGGCGAGGGCATGGGCTGGGCGCTCACCGCGGCGCTGGCCTGCCTGCCCCTGGTGCGGCGGGGGTTGGTGGAGTGGGACCCGGCCCTCGCGCATGACTGGCACCAGCAGCACCGCCACTGGGTGGCGCGCCGGCAGACGGTCTGCCGCGGCCTGGCCCTGCTGCTGCGCCATCCCACGGCCACCGCGGCGCTGCAGCGCACCGCCGCCCTGCTGCCGTCCGTGGCGGGGCCGCTGCTGCAGCGGGTGCAGCACACCGCTCTGCCGCCGCTGATCTCCACCCCAGCGGTGCCTTCCCCCCTGGAGGCGGCGCCGTGGCGATGA
- a CDS encoding type III polyketide synthase: MAMTLLGLGTAVPELRLSQAEALARAPQMRGASPRQQRLLRRIYERCGVENRHCITPDDDPNPSTAVRMRRYGPAALELGLQASRAALAEAGVAGTAITHLVTVSCTGFAAPGFDLALVAGLPLAADVARTHVGFMGCHGALNGLRVARAFVEADPRACVLLCAVELCSLHLQEGWNPDHIVANALFADGAAAVVAVAGQGSPGREAPRQGGLQLLASGSTVIPHTAGAMAWLIEDHGFSMALSARVPAVIQAQLRPWLDGWLARLGLSLEAIRHWAVHPGGPRILTAVLQSAELDDERLAVSRAVLRRFGNMSSATLLFILQRLRQGQGPGPGPCLALGFGPGLTVEAALFGVDGATLARDPTPPEALREAVDCDEQL; this comes from the coding sequence GTGGCGATGACCCTGCTCGGCCTCGGCACGGCGGTGCCGGAGCTGCGGCTCAGCCAGGCCGAGGCCCTGGCCCGCGCCCCCCAGATGCGCGGGGCCAGCCCACGCCAGCAGCGGCTGCTGCGCCGCATCTACGAGCGCTGCGGGGTGGAGAACCGCCACTGCATCACCCCCGATGACGACCCCAACCCCAGCACCGCCGTGCGCATGCGGCGCTATGGCCCCGCGGCCCTGGAGCTGGGACTGCAGGCCAGCCGCGCGGCCCTGGCCGAGGCCGGGGTGGCGGGCACCGCCATCACCCATCTGGTCACGGTGTCGTGCACGGGCTTTGCTGCGCCAGGCTTTGACCTGGCTCTGGTGGCCGGTCTGCCCCTGGCGGCGGACGTGGCCCGCACCCATGTGGGCTTCATGGGCTGCCACGGCGCCCTCAATGGTCTGCGGGTGGCGCGGGCCTTCGTGGAGGCCGATCCCAGGGCCTGCGTGCTGCTCTGCGCCGTGGAGCTGTGCAGCCTGCACCTGCAGGAGGGCTGGAACCCCGACCACATCGTGGCCAACGCCCTGTTCGCCGACGGCGCCGCCGCCGTGGTGGCCGTGGCGGGGCAGGGCAGTCCAGGCAGGGAGGCGCCCAGGCAGGGAGGCCTGCAGCTGCTGGCCAGTGGCTCCACCGTGATTCCGCACACGGCCGGGGCGATGGCCTGGCTCATCGAGGACCACGGCTTCTCCATGGCGCTCTCGGCGCGGGTGCCGGCAGTGATCCAGGCGCAGCTGCGGCCCTGGCTGGATGGCTGGCTGGCCAGGCTGGGCCTCAGCCTCGAGGCGATTCGCCACTGGGCCGTGCATCCCGGCGGTCCCCGCATCCTCACGGCGGTGCTGCAGAGCGCCGAGCTCGATGATGAGCGCCTGGCCGTGTCGCGGGCGGTGCTGCGCCGGTTCGGCAACATGTCGTCCGCCACCCTGCTGTTCATCCTGCAGCGGTTGCGGCAGGGACAGGGCCCCGGCCCGGGCCCCTGCCTGGCCCTGGGATTCGGTCCGGGGCTCACCGTGGAAGCAGCCCTGTTCGGGGTCGATGGCGCCACACTGGCCCGTGACCCCACACCCCCAGAGGCCCTCCGGGAGGCCGTCGACTGCGATGAGCAACTCTGA
- a CDS encoding methyltransferase domain-containing protein produces the protein MGGRSAELIDTLSVPLAELWAGLPQRRLRAEVMDQPELDPAVHRDALRGLARINTLTRSAACFAPALRQLALRRPGQRLRLLDVACGSGDSLRALGRLGRRLGLDLELHGCDLSAEAMAMAGDLALAEGVEAHFFQADALGEPLPGGYQLVVCSLFLHHLSSAQAQTLLRHMAAATDDQLLLHDLLRTRLDLLLTWAGTRLLSRSPVVHVDGPLSVGGAFRLDEVAALAAAAGLEGAQLRRFWPERFLLSWRRGTGEAGSATAPAG, from the coding sequence ATGGGTGGGCGCTCGGCCGAGCTGATCGACACCCTCTCGGTGCCCCTGGCTGAGCTGTGGGCAGGCCTGCCACAGCGGCGGCTGCGCGCGGAGGTGATGGATCAGCCGGAGCTCGATCCGGCGGTGCACCGCGATGCCCTGCGCGGTCTGGCCCGCATCAACACCCTCACCCGCAGTGCGGCCTGCTTTGCACCGGCCCTGCGCCAGCTGGCCCTGCGCAGGCCCGGCCAGCGGCTGCGGCTGCTGGATGTGGCCTGCGGCAGCGGCGACAGCCTGCGCGCCCTGGGCCGCCTCGGCCGGCGCCTGGGCCTCGATCTGGAGCTGCACGGCTGCGACCTCAGTGCCGAGGCCATGGCCATGGCTGGCGATCTGGCGCTTGCCGAGGGGGTGGAGGCCCACTTCTTCCAGGCCGATGCCCTGGGCGAGCCGCTGCCCGGCGGCTATCAGCTGGTGGTCTGCTCCCTGTTTCTGCATCACCTCAGCAGCGCCCAGGCCCAGACCCTGTTGCGTCACATGGCGGCCGCCACCGACGATCAGCTGCTGCTGCACGACCTGCTGCGCACCCGCCTCGATCTGCTGCTCACCTGGGCCGGCACCAGGCTGTTGAGCCGTTCGCCGGTGGTGCATGTGGATGGGCCCCTCTCGGTGGGCGGCGCCTTCCGGCTCGACGAGGTGGCGGCCCTGGCCGCCGCCGCCGGCCTGGAGGGGGCCCAGCTGCGGCGGTTCTGGCCGGAGCGGTTCCTGCTCTCCTGGCGCCGGGGAACGGGCGAGGCCGGCTCCGCCACGGCTCCGGCTGGATGA